The Paenibacillus sp. MBLB1832 genome has a window encoding:
- a CDS encoding ASCH domain-containing protein, with product MSETNVNETLPPKTCSIDRLVTKEAEVSKVLAGQKTACRRNGRYADIGETMDLQGTAFVVTNVYQQSLGELTAEHAKMEGHQTVDEYRDSILAMHPGMPWLPQMKVWVHEFKKAE from the coding sequence ATGAGTGAAACAAATGTAAATGAAACATTACCGCCAAAAACGTGTTCTATCGATCGATTAGTGACAAAGGAAGCGGAAGTCAGCAAAGTGCTTGCTGGTCAGAAGACAGCTTGCCGTCGCAACGGACGCTATGCCGATATCGGTGAAACCATGGATCTGCAAGGAACAGCGTTTGTCGTAACGAATGTGTATCAACAGTCACTAGGTGAATTGACAGCTGAGCACGCGAAAATGGAAGGTCACCAAACGGTTGACGAATACCGCGACAGCATCCTCGCGATGCATCCTGGTATGCCGTGGCTGCCACAGATGAAAGTCTGGGTACACGAATTTAAAAAAGCCGAATAA
- a CDS encoding aldose 1-epimerase, whose translation MSTKAYEGTYNGEQAIWLQAGRYEAVVLPEVGANLIAFRDIEKEYRFLREPSLEEMASFKERPIIHGIPVLFPPNRYEDGKFPWNGKVYQFPVNEAKTGNHLHGFVHNIPWAVEHFSNDGQESRVSLALRVREGHSVYTYLPHEFTIRLIYTLNDQGLHQQISVHNEGQDAMPCLLAFHTTINAPFAANSAPSDYTFQMTIGNRWALNDRMLPTGEYQALSAEEEKMKVGGLSPFFEAMDNHYTSVPQNSRNFMALTDAREGIKLVYDVGTSYKQWMIWNNGKTEGFFCPEPQMNLVNAPNVDLPADQIGLVSLAPGEVWEETARLYTISLTK comes from the coding sequence ATGTCAACAAAAGCGTATGAAGGAACATACAATGGCGAGCAAGCCATCTGGCTGCAAGCGGGGCGTTATGAGGCGGTTGTTTTACCTGAAGTCGGTGCGAATCTTATTGCTTTTCGTGATATAGAGAAAGAATATCGTTTCCTGCGCGAGCCTAGTTTAGAAGAGATGGCCTCATTCAAAGAGCGTCCAATCATTCACGGAATTCCAGTCCTATTCCCTCCGAATCGGTACGAGGATGGTAAATTCCCTTGGAACGGGAAAGTTTATCAGTTCCCAGTGAACGAAGCGAAGACAGGCAATCACCTTCACGGATTTGTACACAATATTCCATGGGCGGTTGAGCATTTCAGCAATGACGGTCAAGAGAGCCGTGTTTCGCTTGCGCTTCGCGTGAGAGAAGGGCACTCGGTTTATACCTATTTGCCACATGAGTTTACCATTCGTTTAATCTATACATTGAATGATCAAGGACTACATCAACAAATTTCCGTACATAATGAAGGCCAAGACGCAATGCCTTGTTTGTTAGCGTTTCACACGACGATTAATGCACCATTTGCTGCGAACAGCGCGCCTTCGGACTACACGTTCCAAATGACAATTGGTAACCGTTGGGCGTTAAACGACCGCATGCTGCCTACAGGCGAGTATCAGGCGTTATCCGCAGAGGAAGAGAAGATGAAAGTTGGCGGCTTATCGCCGTTCTTCGAAGCGATGGATAATCACTACACCAGCGTACCGCAAAATAGCCGGAACTTCATGGCATTGACAGATGCCCGCGAAGGCATCAAACTAGTCTATGATGTGGGGACTTCGTATAAGCAATGGATGATCTGGAACAATGGTAAAACCGAAGGTTTCTTCTGTCCAGAACCGCAAATGAACCTGGTGAATGCGCCGAATGTCGACCTGCCTGCCGATCAAATCGGGCTCGTTTCCTTGGCACCAGGCGAAGTATGGGAAGAGACAGCTCGCTTGTACACGATTTCGTTGACGAAATAA
- the araA gene encoding L-arabinose isomerase has product MNAYSEKVFWFVTGSQHLYGPETLLQVEEHSKQITAGIDHAEVIPSKLVFKPVLTTPDAIRRLCLDANADDSCAGIITWMHTFSPAKMWIAGLSEYRKPLLHLHTQFNRDIPWDTIDMDFMNLNQAAHGDREYGFIGARMGISRKVVVGYWEDPAVLDRIAGWMRTSVAFIEGRNLKVARFGDNMRHVAVTEGDKVEAQIKFGWSINGYGVGDLVQRVGDISEAEVDQLMDEYHETYDITPEGRTAGPIRDAIREQARIELGMKAFLQEGGFGAFTTTFEDLHGLKQLPGLAVQRLMEQGYGFGGEGDWKTAALLRVMKIIAGNKGTSFMEDYTYHMEPGNELVLGAHMLEICPTIAATRPKIEVHPLGIGGKADPARLVFDGASGSALNASLIDMGNRFRLLINEVDAVQPVKSMPKLPVARVLWKPQPSLRDSAEAWILAGGAHHTVFSYEVSTEQLVDWAELAGIEVVIINKNTSPLQFRNELRWNDAVWKR; this is encoded by the coding sequence ATGAACGCTTATTCAGAAAAGGTATTTTGGTTTGTAACGGGAAGTCAGCATTTGTACGGGCCTGAAACATTACTTCAAGTGGAGGAACACTCTAAACAAATTACCGCAGGTATTGATCACGCTGAAGTCATTCCAAGTAAGCTAGTTTTCAAACCAGTCCTTACGACGCCAGATGCGATTCGCCGACTGTGTTTGGATGCCAACGCGGATGACTCATGTGCGGGAATTATTACGTGGATGCATACGTTTTCTCCAGCTAAAATGTGGATCGCCGGTCTTTCGGAATACCGTAAGCCGCTGCTTCACTTGCATACACAATTCAATCGTGATATCCCTTGGGATACAATTGATATGGATTTCATGAACTTAAACCAAGCGGCGCATGGCGATCGTGAATATGGCTTTATCGGTGCCCGCATGGGTATTTCCCGTAAAGTCGTAGTCGGCTATTGGGAAGACCCTGCTGTTCTGGATCGTATTGCTGGCTGGATGCGCACATCCGTTGCTTTCATTGAAGGACGCAATTTGAAAGTGGCTCGTTTCGGGGATAACATGCGCCATGTTGCGGTAACCGAAGGCGATAAAGTGGAAGCACAAATCAAATTCGGCTGGTCCATTAATGGATATGGCGTTGGTGATCTCGTTCAGCGCGTGGGGGATATCTCCGAAGCCGAAGTGGATCAACTTATGGACGAATACCATGAAACATATGATATTACACCAGAAGGCCGCACAGCTGGACCGATTCGTGATGCGATTCGCGAGCAAGCGCGCATTGAGCTGGGAATGAAGGCATTCTTGCAAGAAGGCGGTTTCGGTGCATTCACGACGACGTTTGAGGATTTACATGGCCTAAAGCAGCTGCCAGGACTAGCCGTTCAACGTTTAATGGAGCAAGGGTACGGCTTTGGCGGGGAAGGCGATTGGAAAACAGCAGCCCTGCTGCGTGTCATGAAAATCATCGCGGGCAATAAAGGTACATCCTTTATGGAGGACTACACCTACCACATGGAGCCAGGTAACGAGCTTGTGCTAGGCGCCCACATGTTGGAAATTTGTCCAACGATTGCGGCAACACGTCCGAAAATCGAGGTTCACCCGCTCGGTATCGGCGGCAAAGCGGATCCTGCGCGTCTTGTTTTTGACGGGGCTTCAGGCTCTGCGCTGAATGCTTCCTTGATTGATATGGGCAATCGCTTCCGCTTGCTGATCAACGAGGTGGACGCTGTTCAACCAGTTAAATCAATGCCGAAATTGCCTGTGGCACGTGTGCTTTGGAAACCGCAGCCTTCGCTGCGAGATTCTGCAGAGGCCTGGATTCTTGCGGGCGGCGCGCATCACACGGTGTTCTCCTACGAAGTTAGCACGGAGCAACTTGTAGATTGGGCGGAGCTTGCAGGTATTGAAGTGGTCATCATTAACAAAAACACATCCCCGTTGCAGTTCCGCAACGAGCTTCGTTGGAACGATGCTGTTTGGAAGCGTTAG
- a CDS encoding GntR family transcriptional regulator — protein sequence MKEKPLPKYLQLKQEILSWLHAGKLKPNDQMPSENEIAEQFLMSRQTVRQTFGELEKEGWLYRLQGKGTFVSTPQTQKSRDVQTIGILTTYISDYIFPHIVRGAEAALRARGYRLLLSSTDNDKAKERESLDMMLSQPLSGLIIEPTKSAEGNPNLSYYLSLDYQHIPYLMINERYPEMNCPSLVVDDEEGGFKAAQHLIELGHRRLAGFFKTDDLQGVNRLKGFIRAHQHYQIPLQPEFVVHYSTEEKREKPYSSALAMLENEEVRPTAFVCYNDELAIHLLEAVRTTGLQVPQDISLIGFDDSTLATATEVKLTSLSHPKTELGSDAASILLDMIENKRANGNETGKVYKPELIIRESTIRIH from the coding sequence ATGAAAGAAAAGCCATTACCAAAGTACTTACAGCTAAAACAAGAGATTTTATCTTGGTTGCATGCAGGTAAGCTCAAACCTAACGATCAAATGCCTTCAGAAAACGAAATTGCCGAGCAATTTCTGATGAGCCGTCAGACCGTCCGCCAAACGTTTGGCGAGCTTGAGAAGGAGGGCTGGCTATATCGCCTCCAAGGCAAAGGGACGTTCGTCTCCACGCCGCAAACGCAAAAATCACGCGATGTTCAGACCATCGGCATCCTGACGACGTATATTTCAGATTACATTTTTCCGCATATTGTAAGAGGGGCAGAGGCTGCACTAAGAGCCAGAGGCTACAGACTGCTGTTGTCCTCAACAGATAACGACAAGGCGAAAGAAAGAGAGAGCCTAGACATGATGCTCAGTCAGCCGCTGAGCGGGCTTATTATTGAGCCGACGAAAAGTGCGGAAGGCAATCCGAATCTTAGCTACTATTTGTCCCTGGACTATCAACACATTCCGTATCTCATGATCAATGAACGTTACCCTGAAATGAATTGCCCATCACTTGTCGTGGACGATGAGGAGGGCGGCTTCAAGGCGGCACAACATCTGATTGAGCTAGGGCATCGGCGATTGGCGGGCTTTTTCAAGACGGATGACTTGCAGGGTGTGAATCGGTTAAAAGGATTTATTCGCGCGCATCAGCACTATCAGATCCCTTTGCAACCAGAATTCGTGGTTCATTATTCAACGGAGGAAAAACGCGAAAAGCCTTACAGTAGTGCGCTTGCCATGCTGGAAAACGAGGAAGTGCGGCCAACCGCATTCGTTTGTTACAACGATGAGCTTGCGATTCATTTGTTAGAAGCTGTACGTACAACAGGATTGCAAGTGCCACAAGATATCTCATTAATTGGGTTTGATGACTCTACTTTAGCCACGGCAACAGAGGTGAAATTAACGTCGCTTTCCCACCCGAAAACAGAGCTTGGCAGCGATGCCGCAAGTATTTTGCTTGATATGATTGAGAACAAGCGTGCAAATGGCAATGAGACGGGTAAAGTGTACAAGCCGGAACTAATCATTCGAGAGTCTACGATTCGTATTCACTAA
- the tlp gene encoding small acid-soluble spore protein Tlp: protein MAKPDDRSNNPARLQNAIDHTMANLREAEDYLDEHAEEISADDKSSIEAKNQKRKEAINGFIAEKQDEQND from the coding sequence ATGGCAAAACCAGATGACCGTTCTAACAATCCAGCTCGCCTACAAAATGCAATCGATCATACGATGGCGAATTTACGTGAAGCAGAGGATTATTTGGATGAACATGCCGAAGAAATTTCAGCAGATGATAAAAGCAGCATTGAGGCAAAGAACCAAAAGCGCAAAGAAGCCATTAACGGCTTCATTGCCGAGAAGCAGGACGAGCAAAACGATTAA
- a CDS encoding DNA alkylation repair protein, with product MNAEMVMQELEALGKERTKKIYMSNGAHEPLFGVATGEMKPISKKIKINQPLADELYNTGNYDAMYFAGIIADPNAMTEADYERWIDAAYFYMLSDFVVAVTLSEADIAQDVADKWIASGEELKMSAGWSCYCWLLGNRPDREFSEDKIARMLDLVAETIHDAPERAKYSMNNFITTVGISYLPLHEKAVETANSVGPVEVKKDTKKSSFLNASENIQKQSARDRLGFKRKHVRC from the coding sequence ATGAATGCAGAAATGGTCATGCAGGAGCTTGAAGCTCTCGGCAAAGAAAGAACCAAGAAAATATACATGTCCAATGGCGCGCACGAACCGCTTTTTGGCGTAGCGACAGGCGAAATGAAGCCAATTTCCAAGAAAATAAAAATAAATCAACCTTTGGCTGATGAGCTTTACAACACTGGAAACTATGACGCCATGTACTTTGCAGGCATTATTGCAGATCCAAATGCAATGACCGAAGCGGATTATGAACGCTGGATTGACGCAGCTTATTTCTACATGCTGTCAGATTTCGTCGTTGCCGTTACGCTGTCCGAAGCAGATATCGCGCAAGACGTTGCCGATAAATGGATTGCAAGCGGCGAAGAACTGAAAATGTCAGCGGGCTGGAGTTGCTATTGTTGGCTCTTAGGGAACCGACCAGACCGTGAATTTTCCGAGGACAAAATTGCCAGAATGCTTGATCTTGTGGCTGAAACCATTCATGACGCTCCCGAGAGAGCGAAGTACTCGATGAACAATTTCATCACAACTGTAGGAATATCTTATTTGCCGCTCCATGAGAAGGCTGTTGAGACTGCAAATTCAGTTGGCCCCGTAGAAGTCAAAAAGGATACGAAAAAAAGCAGCTTTCTTAACGCTTCCGAAAATATTCAAAAGCAATCAGCGAGGGATAGACTTGGCTTCAAACGCAAGCATGTGCGGTGTTAA
- a CDS encoding MFS transporter has product MKRKEMLLITAVALGTLLNPLNTTMISVALARLQEDFHLTFADVSWLISTYYLVSAIGQPLMGKWSDIFGRKKVFMLGLLLVTLSSSLAPLSPSFGWLIGFRIIQALGSSALFPSGMGMIRSQITSNQAKALGIISIFSSTSAAFGPSLGGLLLHYGDWQLIFLCNFPFIVASFLLAWKLFPTDPRTTGRAANMDWRGVALFSAAIFMWLLFFLSLAEGFSLWKLIVSVGLSFWLYRYELGQSNPFINVVFLRKNMNVTRIYVQFILTNIAFYSIMFGIPSYLQSVQGMDPQKTGIIMLSIAGFSVVITPLASRWIDQSGSKSPLMAGTTLVAVGSLLMLLIQDHASAVTIFLVLCVLGIANGFNNLAMQTALYTFVSKEETGIASGLFMTSRFIGTILSSSLLAALFGKHITTPHLHSMAWTCAVLGIMMLALTVWMPGGNVQKAGLSN; this is encoded by the coding sequence ATGAAGCGAAAAGAAATGCTGCTTATTACTGCCGTGGCCCTGGGCACCTTGCTGAATCCGCTCAATACGACGATGATCTCGGTTGCTTTGGCCCGATTGCAGGAAGATTTCCATCTTACATTTGCCGATGTATCGTGGTTGATCTCGACGTATTATTTGGTCAGCGCAATTGGTCAGCCGCTCATGGGCAAGTGGAGTGATATTTTCGGCCGTAAAAAGGTGTTTATGCTTGGGCTTTTGCTTGTCACGTTGTCGTCGAGCCTTGCTCCGCTATCTCCAAGCTTTGGTTGGCTGATTGGGTTTCGGATTATTCAAGCATTGGGGAGTTCTGCATTGTTCCCATCTGGCATGGGGATGATCCGTAGTCAAATTACGTCTAACCAAGCAAAGGCGCTTGGCATCATCTCGATATTTTCCAGCACCTCGGCTGCTTTCGGCCCCTCGCTCGGTGGATTGTTACTGCACTATGGAGATTGGCAGTTGATATTCCTGTGCAATTTTCCGTTTATTGTGGCTTCATTTCTACTGGCATGGAAACTGTTCCCGACGGATCCGAGAACGACTGGACGCGCGGCCAATATGGATTGGCGGGGCGTAGCATTATTTTCTGCGGCGATTTTCATGTGGCTGCTGTTTTTCTTGTCGCTAGCGGAAGGATTCAGCCTATGGAAGCTCATCGTTAGCGTTGGATTGTCATTCTGGCTTTATCGATACGAGCTCGGTCAAAGTAATCCGTTCATCAATGTGGTTTTTTTGCGGAAAAATATGAATGTCACACGGATTTACGTGCAGTTTATATTGACGAATATCGCGTTCTATTCCATCATGTTTGGGATACCGTCATATTTGCAAAGCGTACAGGGGATGGACCCGCAGAAGACGGGTATTATCATGTTATCTATCGCTGGTTTTAGTGTGGTTATTACGCCACTGGCTAGTCGTTGGATTGACCAGAGCGGTTCCAAGTCGCCGCTGATGGCTGGAACTACTTTGGTTGCAGTGGGAAGCTTGCTGATGTTGCTTATACAGGATCATGCGAGCGCAGTGACGATCTTCCTAGTCCTTTGCGTGCTTGGAATCGCTAACGGCTTTAACAATTTAGCCATGCAGACAGCGCTCTACACTTTCGTATCAAAAGAAGAAACGGGCATTGCCTCTGGACTGTTCATGACATCTCGGTTTATTGGAACTATTCTTTCTTCGAGCCTGCTTGCAGCGCTCTTCGGCAAACACATCACAACCCCACATCTTCACAGTATGGCGTGGACATGTGCAGTACTTGGCATCATGATGCTTGCTTTGACCGTCTGGATGCCTGGAGGAAACGTGCAAAAAGCTGGATTATCCAATTAG
- a CDS encoding FAD-dependent monooxygenase — protein sequence MVTVTRRKANIVGAGIGGLCTALSLQKQGWQVSIYDKATSLREAGAGIVLAANAMKALDRLGVGEIVRQVGAPVVHADIRTWDGKLITRLPAAKQAVRYGTQSYVIHRADLQAILVQTVTMTSGPIQTNKQWIDGIQSDQGVISIFEDGTQEEADVLIGADGIHSAVRERLFGPSQLHYSGYIALRGVCSKDEEQDANLGGGFEALGPGKRFGLSSLGNGRLFWFAAINATQGDFPPLAERKSELLQLFHGWYKPVLSAIEATEASTILAHDIVDRSPLSRWSSGRMTLLGDAAHPMLPNLGQGGAQAIEDAIVLARCLQHQDIPAALVAYEKERMTRVNRIVRLSRTMGRMVQLENSFLIYGRFLVGCALYKSLRSYYWI from the coding sequence ATGGTCACAGTAACGAGACGGAAGGCAAACATTGTTGGGGCTGGAATTGGTGGATTGTGTACGGCATTGTCCCTTCAGAAACAGGGGTGGCAAGTTTCGATTTATGATAAAGCAACATCTTTGAGAGAAGCTGGCGCGGGTATCGTTTTGGCTGCTAATGCGATGAAAGCACTCGATCGGCTCGGTGTCGGCGAAATTGTCAGGCAAGTGGGTGCACCTGTTGTTCATGCTGACATACGGACTTGGGACGGTAAACTCATCACACGTCTTCCTGCAGCCAAGCAGGCTGTTCGATACGGAACGCAAAGTTATGTTATTCATCGTGCTGATCTGCAAGCCATCCTTGTGCAAACTGTAACAATGACGTCAGGGCCTATTCAGACTAATAAACAATGGATCGATGGCATACAGAGTGACCAAGGCGTCATCTCTATTTTTGAAGATGGTACGCAGGAAGAAGCCGATGTCTTGATCGGTGCTGATGGGATTCACTCTGCCGTACGTGAGCGGCTTTTCGGTCCTAGTCAGCTTCATTATTCGGGTTATATCGCATTAAGAGGTGTTTGTTCGAAGGATGAAGAGCAAGATGCCAATCTTGGCGGAGGCTTTGAGGCACTTGGGCCTGGCAAACGATTCGGACTCTCAAGTCTCGGCAACGGCCGTCTATTCTGGTTTGCTGCCATCAATGCGACTCAAGGGGATTTCCCCCCACTAGCGGAGAGAAAATCGGAGCTGCTACAACTTTTTCACGGCTGGTACAAACCCGTCTTATCGGCAATTGAAGCAACGGAGGCGTCGACTATCCTCGCTCATGACATCGTTGACCGCTCTCCCCTATCTCGCTGGAGTTCTGGCAGAATGACACTCCTCGGCGATGCGGCACATCCGATGCTGCCCAATTTGGGACAGGGAGGCGCACAGGCGATTGAAGATGCCATTGTACTAGCGAGATGCCTGCAACATCAGGATATTCCTGCTGCACTTGTAGCCTATGAGAAGGAACGCATGACTCGAGTAAACCGAATCGTGCGGTTGTCGCGGACTATGGGGCGAATGGTGCAGCTTGAAAACTCTTTTCTCATCTACGGTCGCTTCCTTGTCGGATGCGCGTTATATAAGTCGCTTCGATCCTATTATTGGATATGA
- a CDS encoding alpha/beta hydrolase family protein — MTTPAELEHIAIYVSAGFATASNFLNDFAAAIALRYENEGKQVRVHIHFPYGAWDRSKRVQLQEIIRDMWHNAHRKASVYGGKNLYNYVVATSVPSEKLLFIGHSGGAVASIMAAERLEREGRLITAVIQIGSPKCAIPVSLKRKVLNIQGENQQNQKRDPVARLGTWGGWRKTRLGIRLWHREKHAPIHLHQLPLIGGHADYFRDHAPYIWENNTNLQTTMNTIWTWLKFIEKDVNDV, encoded by the coding sequence ATGACCACTCCCGCTGAGCTTGAACACATCGCAATTTATGTCTCGGCTGGTTTTGCAACTGCGTCCAACTTTCTTAATGATTTTGCTGCAGCGATAGCTTTGCGATACGAAAATGAAGGGAAGCAAGTTCGCGTACATATTCATTTCCCTTATGGTGCTTGGGATCGCTCGAAGCGTGTTCAGCTCCAGGAAATTATCCGTGATATGTGGCACAATGCCCATCGCAAAGCATCCGTGTATGGTGGCAAAAATCTCTACAACTACGTTGTGGCAACATCTGTGCCAAGCGAGAAGCTGTTGTTCATTGGCCATAGCGGCGGTGCGGTTGCTTCCATAATGGCGGCAGAGCGGCTAGAGCGAGAGGGAAGGCTCATTACTGCTGTGATCCAAATCGGATCCCCTAAGTGCGCAATACCTGTTTCATTAAAGAGGAAGGTATTGAATATCCAAGGAGAGAATCAACAGAATCAGAAGCGAGATCCTGTCGCACGTCTAGGAACATGGGGAGGCTGGCGTAAAACTCGGTTAGGAATTCGATTGTGGCATCGGGAGAAACATGCACCCATCCATCTCCATCAGTTACCATTGATCGGTGGACATGCGGATTATTTTCGCGATCATGCACCCTACATTTGGGAGAACAATACCAACTTACAAACCACCATGAACACCATCTGGACATGGCTGAAATTCATAGAAAAGGATGTTAACGATGTTTGA